From a single Pseudalkalibacillus hwajinpoensis genomic region:
- a CDS encoding GAF domain-containing protein → MFEVESYSGKKEKNYQMVIKQLRALLEGETNQLANLANASALLNQFLNDVNWVGFYLYEEASDQLVLGPFQGLPACVRIQNGKGVCGTASKEGTTMRIENVHEFPGHIACDAASKSEIVVPMYASGDLLGVLDIDSPKIGRFDEIDQEYLEKFTAALQDYL, encoded by the coding sequence TTGTTTGAAGTCGAATCCTATTCAGGTAAGAAAGAAAAAAATTATCAAATGGTTATTAAACAATTACGAGCACTGCTAGAAGGCGAAACAAACCAACTCGCTAATTTAGCAAATGCGTCTGCTTTATTAAATCAATTTCTAAATGATGTAAACTGGGTTGGCTTTTACCTTTATGAAGAGGCAAGTGATCAACTTGTACTAGGACCGTTTCAGGGGCTTCCGGCCTGTGTTCGTATCCAAAATGGTAAAGGCGTTTGCGGTACGGCTTCTAAAGAAGGAACAACCATGAGAATAGAAAATGTGCACGAATTTCCTGGCCACATCGCATGTGATGCTGCATCCAAATCTGAAATTGTTGTTCCGATGTATGCTTCTGGAGATCTTCTTGGAGTATTGGATATCGATAGCCCCAAAATTGGTCGCTTCGATGAAATTGACCAAGAATATTTAGAAAAGTTCACTGCTGCACTGCAAGATTATTTGTAA
- the refZ gene encoding forespore capture DNA-binding protein RefZ, which produces MKQERDTGSKRSVIQAAIHLFNTKGFNGTSVRDIAGKAEVNVALISYYFGGKKGLAEFLMTSFLEGYVEEIGKAYQQLDKKSAKFCLVEAIERVMEYQHQNRQLARFVHREITFDSVLVREIMTTYLAKEKFYFSKIFEVGFARKEFRPQSIDYIVMQMRGMLCMPFLQPQYILEVHHIQPSENYFIERYTKQLKEWIELYVCKAEKWEVKPLVMNG; this is translated from the coding sequence GTGAAGCAGGAGCGAGATACAGGATCGAAGCGAAGTGTTATCCAGGCCGCCATTCATCTTTTTAATACGAAGGGATTTAATGGAACATCTGTCCGTGATATTGCCGGGAAAGCAGAAGTGAATGTAGCCCTTATCTCCTATTATTTTGGTGGAAAAAAAGGTTTAGCCGAATTTCTAATGACCTCTTTTCTAGAAGGCTATGTGGAAGAAATCGGAAAGGCCTATCAACAGTTAGACAAAAAGTCAGCAAAGTTCTGCCTGGTAGAAGCCATTGAACGTGTCATGGAGTACCAGCATCAAAATAGACAGCTGGCACGGTTTGTTCATCGTGAAATCACATTCGATTCTGTCCTCGTTCGTGAAATCATGACCACTTATCTTGCAAAAGAAAAGTTCTATTTCTCTAAAATCTTTGAAGTTGGGTTTGCCAGGAAGGAATTCCGTCCGCAGTCTATAGATTATATTGTCATGCAAATGAGAGGAATGCTCTGTATGCCGTTTCTCCAACCTCAATATATTCTTGAAGTCCATCATATTCAACCATCAGAAAATTATTTTATTGAGCGCTATACGAAGCAGCTAAAGGAATGGATTGAGCTTTACGTATGTAAGGCTGAAAAATGGGAAGTAAAGCCGCTCGTTATGAACGGCTAG
- the hisJ gene encoding histidinol-phosphatase HisJ, with translation MNILYDGHVHSPFCPHGTSDQFEEYLTQAVKTGYKGLTFTEHAPLPVNFNDPVPDKDSGMSRERLYDYFHAVRKLKETYRGTIDVKCGLEIDYIEGFEEETKHFLDEVGPYLDDAILSVHFLKHGNTYTCLDYSPDAFQELIDLFGSTENVHQKYYETVLKSIHSHLGKYKPTRIGHLTLANKFQKKYPFKGHFENEIHRLLDAVQVNKYSLDYNGAGTVKPLCGETYPPDWVIHEAVKRKIPLVYGSDAHSSKGIGQGLERLIAQNLRSPY, from the coding sequence ATGAATATTCTATATGATGGTCATGTCCATTCTCCCTTTTGTCCACATGGGACGAGCGATCAATTTGAAGAGTACCTTACTCAAGCAGTAAAAACTGGCTATAAAGGATTAACCTTTACAGAACATGCCCCCCTCCCAGTAAATTTCAATGATCCTGTTCCTGACAAGGATAGTGGTATGAGTAGAGAACGTCTCTATGACTATTTCCATGCTGTTAGAAAGCTGAAAGAAACTTACCGCGGAACAATTGATGTGAAATGTGGACTCGAAATTGATTATATTGAAGGTTTTGAAGAAGAAACGAAACATTTTCTTGATGAGGTTGGACCATATTTAGATGATGCCATCCTATCAGTCCATTTCCTCAAACACGGAAACACATATACATGTCTTGATTATAGTCCAGATGCTTTTCAAGAATTAATCGATTTATTTGGCTCAACAGAAAACGTTCATCAAAAGTACTATGAAACCGTTCTGAAATCGATTCATAGTCATTTAGGAAAATATAAACCGACTCGAATTGGACATTTAACTCTAGCTAATAAATTCCAAAAAAAATATCCTTTCAAAGGGCATTTCGAGAACGAGATTCACCGGTTACTTGATGCTGTTCAAGTGAATAAGTATTCCCTTGATTACAATGGAGCTGGAACAGTAAAGCCTTTATGCGGCGAAACATATCCACCGGACTGGGTCATTCACGAAGCCGTTAAACGAAAGATCCCTCTTGTCTATGGTTCAGATGCCCATAGCTCAAAAGGGATTGGTCAAGGACTGGAGCGGTTAATAGCTCAGAACCTCAGATCACCATACTAG
- the ezrA gene encoding septation ring formation regulator EzrA — protein MEYIVIAIILLVAVILFGTFARRKIYNEIDRLEEWKIDILNRPVTDEISKVKGLIMSGQTEEKFEKWREEWDEIVAVKLPNLEDQLMDTEEAAEKYRFRKAKMTLAETRDRLEQIETRIELMLKDIDELVSSEEQNRTEIVSVQEEFREAKQRLLSQNRSLGKAFPTLETELEDLKQNLQHYEQLTEEGNYLEARTVLKDVQDRLTAVQEKIAVTPELIALVHTQIPSQLKELEDGTSVMESEGYVLDHLEIQDHIEHVESDLVKWESAIEKTEVIEVKLEIDAVQRSIEGLYDQLESEVDARHLVTEKVEELEHQLFKTNNNLQDLQEETNVVQLSYRLEEQELNMIKEIDKKISNMHVRFNTVREAVDGNKQAYSSLAETVLTLKEELASIDHDMQIQKENLHMLRKDELKALETIKDLKRKLIESRRMMKVSNLPGIPETYLDGYELAEDIIVELNDRLSDVPLDIYQINEVLSDAERAVEHSTEITKKLVEDAILTERLIQFGNRYRGKHRSVDELLQKAEDHFRRYEYDDALSTAEAAIEKVDPQVLQSLKEDVREPVRT, from the coding sequence TTGGAGTATATTGTCATTGCGATAATTTTACTGGTCGCCGTTATTCTATTCGGCACTTTTGCGAGAAGAAAAATATACAATGAGATCGATCGTCTTGAAGAATGGAAGATTGATATTTTAAACAGACCTGTTACTGATGAGATTTCCAAGGTGAAAGGACTAATCATGTCAGGTCAAACAGAAGAGAAGTTCGAAAAATGGCGTGAAGAGTGGGACGAGATTGTAGCTGTTAAACTTCCTAATCTAGAAGACCAGCTTATGGATACTGAAGAAGCGGCTGAAAAATATCGTTTCCGTAAAGCGAAGATGACCTTAGCTGAAACGCGCGATCGACTGGAGCAGATTGAAACGCGGATTGAGCTAATGTTAAAAGACATAGACGAACTCGTTTCGAGTGAAGAGCAAAATCGAACGGAAATTGTTTCGGTTCAGGAAGAGTTCAGAGAAGCGAAACAGCGATTGCTTTCGCAAAATCGTTCTCTAGGAAAAGCTTTTCCTACTCTTGAGACCGAGCTAGAAGATCTCAAGCAAAATCTTCAGCATTACGAACAGTTAACAGAAGAAGGTAATTACCTTGAAGCGAGAACAGTATTGAAAGATGTGCAGGATCGCTTAACAGCAGTTCAGGAAAAGATCGCTGTTACTCCTGAGTTGATTGCACTCGTTCATACACAGATTCCCTCACAGCTTAAAGAGCTTGAGGATGGGACTTCGGTAATGGAATCTGAAGGATATGTGCTGGACCATCTTGAAATTCAAGACCATATTGAACATGTAGAATCCGATCTCGTGAAATGGGAGTCTGCCATCGAGAAAACGGAAGTAATAGAAGTGAAGTTAGAAATCGATGCGGTGCAGAGAAGCATAGAAGGACTCTACGATCAATTAGAGTCAGAGGTTGATGCCAGACATCTTGTTACTGAGAAAGTGGAAGAGCTTGAACATCAACTGTTTAAAACAAATAATAATCTCCAGGATCTACAAGAAGAGACGAATGTTGTTCAGCTTAGCTATCGGTTAGAAGAGCAGGAACTTAATATGATTAAAGAGATTGATAAAAAGATTTCTAATATGCATGTGCGTTTTAACACTGTGCGTGAAGCTGTCGATGGGAATAAACAAGCATACTCGTCCCTTGCAGAGACCGTTCTCACTCTAAAAGAAGAGCTTGCGAGCATCGATCATGATATGCAGATTCAAAAAGAGAATTTGCATATGTTAAGAAAAGACGAGTTGAAAGCGTTAGAAACGATTAAAGACCTGAAACGAAAATTAATTGAATCCAGAAGAATGATGAAAGTTAGTAATCTTCCAGGCATTCCTGAGACTTATCTAGATGGTTACGAGCTTGCTGAAGACATTATCGTCGAATTGAACGATCGACTCTCAGATGTTCCGCTGGATATTTATCAAATCAATGAAGTGCTGTCAGATGCTGAACGTGCTGTTGAACATAGTACAGAGATAACGAAGAAGCTAGTGGAAGATGCCATTCTTACTGAACGATTAATCCAATTCGGTAATCGTTACCGTGGTAAACACCGAAGCGTAGATGAATTGCTTCAAAAGGCCGAAGATCATTTCAGACGCTACGAATATGATGACGCTCTTTCAACAGCTGAAGCTGCCATTGAAAAAGTTGATCCGCAGGTACTTCAGTCGCTTAAAGAAGATGTAAGAGAACCTGTAAGAACTTAA
- the brnQ gene encoding branched-chain amino acid transport system II carrier protein, translated as MKVNLSNKDTLTIGLMLFALFLGAGNMIFPPALGQAAGENIWTATAGFLITGVGLPLLGVTAIGLTGGSLKDIASRVHPSFGFIFTAILYLAIGPFFGIPRTGTVAFEIGVVPFLNETTNATGLPLFIYTLIFFGITFWVSLNPSRLVDRVGKILTPLLILVLGSLIVGAFLNPPGTFSKPAPEYESAVFFKGFIEGYLTMDAIAALVFGMVVIKAIKDKGITNRKTISFAVLKAGILAAVGLTAIYLSLAFIGATSLDLVGQAGNGGVILASVADYLFGTFGTLLLGAAITFACLTTSVGLVTASGEYFSNAYPMLSYKTVIFLVTVFSAFVANLGLTQLITFTLPVLIAIYPIAIVLILLTFLNYTFSVHHYVYRGAILFTTLISIPNALEGANISMPGVSILHSLPLYSEGVGWLLPALFGGVLGLFFLLIKKSTGHTSSAG; from the coding sequence ATGAAAGTAAATTTATCGAACAAAGACACGCTTACGATAGGGTTAATGCTCTTTGCGCTTTTTCTCGGAGCAGGAAATATGATCTTCCCGCCCGCTCTTGGTCAAGCAGCGGGCGAAAACATTTGGACTGCAACAGCAGGGTTTCTCATCACAGGAGTAGGGCTACCCTTACTCGGCGTAACTGCCATCGGACTAACGGGAGGCAGTCTGAAAGATATCGCATCCCGCGTCCATCCCTCATTCGGTTTCATTTTCACCGCTATCCTTTATCTGGCAATTGGTCCATTCTTCGGTATTCCAAGAACAGGGACGGTTGCATTCGAAATTGGGGTAGTTCCTTTTCTGAATGAAACGACAAATGCAACCGGGTTACCATTATTTATCTATACACTTATATTTTTTGGCATCACATTCTGGGTTTCTTTAAACCCTTCACGATTAGTCGATCGGGTTGGGAAAATCTTAACCCCTCTATTAATACTCGTGCTTGGCAGTTTAATCGTTGGGGCATTTCTCAATCCTCCTGGAACTTTTTCCAAGCCTGCACCTGAATACGAAAGTGCTGTCTTTTTCAAAGGATTTATCGAGGGCTACTTAACAATGGATGCCATCGCTGCACTTGTGTTTGGTATGGTTGTGATTAAAGCTATAAAAGATAAAGGCATCACAAATCGCAAGACCATATCATTTGCTGTTTTAAAAGCAGGGATTCTTGCAGCAGTTGGATTAACCGCCATCTATTTATCACTAGCCTTTATTGGTGCAACAAGTCTCGACCTTGTGGGCCAGGCTGGTAATGGTGGTGTCATTCTTGCTAGTGTTGCCGATTATCTATTTGGCACATTTGGAACACTGTTACTTGGGGCTGCGATTACGTTTGCCTGTTTAACAACATCAGTAGGACTAGTAACTGCCAGCGGTGAATATTTCTCAAATGCCTATCCAATGCTTTCTTATAAAACAGTCATCTTTCTCGTTACCGTTTTTAGCGCGTTCGTAGCAAATCTTGGACTTACACAGCTGATTACCTTTACATTGCCTGTTTTGATCGCGATCTATCCAATAGCCATTGTTTTGATCTTACTAACTTTTTTGAATTATACTTTCTCAGTTCATCACTATGTTTATCGAGGAGCAATTCTTTTCACTACGCTAATTAGTATTCCAAACGCCCTGGAAGGAGCAAACATCTCTATGCCTGGTGTGAGTATCCTGCATTCCTTACCGCTCTATAGTGAAGGTGTAGGATGGCTTCTACCGGCATTGTTTGGAGGAGTACTCGGACTATTCTTCTTACTTATTAAAAAAAGCACGGGCCATACTTCGAGCGCAGGATAA
- a CDS encoding cysteine desulfurase family protein, whose protein sequence is MIYLDNSATTKPYKEALDAYRIAAEDYFANPSSLHRKGGEAEKLLRQARASIADLLHVKPGEIVFTSGGTESNNLAIKGTALQYMKRGKHLITSQIEHASTMESFQQLEKMGFDVTYLPVDENGLVSLSDLENALTPQTTLVSIMHVNNEIGAIQPMKKIGHLINDKSQAVYHIDDVQGIGKVPLDINDVQADLISYSAHKFHGLKGNGILIKKPGLILFPLLSGGGQEDAFRSGTENVPGIVAMAKALRLYLEKAASGRKILEEWNEKVLAELYRIDGVSCNSSIKGAPHIINFSVPGIKPEVLIHTLEQKDIYVSTRSACSSKAAEASHVLTSAGFSKEIARTAIRISLSFDTTSEELDIFISELKEALSKLKHVMR, encoded by the coding sequence ATGATTTATCTGGATAATAGTGCCACAACAAAGCCATATAAAGAAGCATTAGATGCATACCGAATCGCAGCAGAGGATTATTTTGCAAATCCTTCGTCGCTTCACCGAAAAGGCGGTGAAGCGGAGAAACTGCTTAGACAAGCAAGAGCGAGTATTGCCGATTTGCTTCATGTAAAACCAGGTGAAATTGTCTTTACATCTGGTGGTACGGAAAGCAATAACCTAGCCATAAAAGGAACAGCTCTTCAATATATGAAAAGAGGAAAGCATCTCATTACGTCACAAATTGAACATGCCTCAACCATGGAATCGTTTCAGCAACTTGAAAAAATGGGCTTTGACGTAACTTATTTACCAGTTGATGAGAATGGACTGGTTTCGCTGAGTGATCTAGAAAATGCACTTACTCCTCAAACGACTTTAGTTTCAATCATGCACGTTAACAATGAAATTGGCGCTATTCAACCTATGAAGAAGATTGGCCATCTTATCAATGATAAATCTCAAGCGGTCTATCATATTGATGACGTTCAAGGAATTGGGAAGGTTCCACTCGATATTAACGATGTTCAGGCTGATCTGATATCTTATTCAGCCCATAAATTCCACGGCTTAAAAGGCAATGGTATACTCATTAAAAAGCCAGGTCTTATTTTGTTTCCCCTTTTATCAGGGGGAGGGCAAGAAGATGCATTTCGTTCTGGTACAGAGAACGTTCCTGGTATTGTCGCGATGGCAAAAGCCCTTCGTTTATATTTAGAGAAGGCAGCGTCCGGAAGGAAAATACTTGAGGAGTGGAATGAAAAGGTACTTGCGGAGCTTTACAGGATCGATGGCGTGAGTTGCAATTCCTCTATAAAAGGGGCACCACATATTATTAATTTTTCGGTACCCGGAATAAAGCCTGAGGTATTGATTCACACTCTAGAACAAAAAGATATCTATGTCTCGACGCGTTCAGCATGTTCTTCAAAAGCAGCGGAGGCAAGTCATGTTCTAACTTCAGCAGGTTTTTCAAAAGAGATAGCAAGAACGGCTATCAGAATCAGTTTGTCGTTTGACACAACGAGCGAGGAACTTGATATTTTTATCAGTGAGCTTAAAGAAGCACTATCTAAACTAAAACATGTAATGAGGTAA